Proteins from a genomic interval of Toxoplasma gondii ME49 chromosome Ia, whole genome shotgun sequence:
- a CDS encoding thioredoxin, putative (encoded by transcript TGME49_293870) — protein MPVHHVTTEAQFKSLIEENEMVLVDFYAVWCGPCRQVAPLVEAMSEKPEYAKVKFVKIDVDELADVAEREEINAMPTFKLFKQGKAVDTVLGANAERVEEMVKKHL, from the exons ATGCCGGTCCATCACGTCACCACCGAGGCTC AATTCAAGAGCTTGATCGAGGAGAATGAGATGGTTCTCGTCGACTTCTACGCGGTCTGGTGCG GCCCCTGCCGCCAGGTCGCACCCTTGGTGGAAGCCATGAGCGAGAAGCCCGAGTACGCGAAAGTAAAATTCGTGAAGATCGACGTCGACGAGTTGGCGGACGtcgctgagagagaagaaatcaaTGCGATGCCCACCTTCAAGCTCTTTAAGCAAGGCAAGGCCGTCGACACTGTGCTCGGCGCAAACGCAGAGCGCGTCGAAGAGATGGTCAAGAAGCATCTGTGA
- a CDS encoding hypothetical protein (encoded by transcript TGME49_293850~Predicted trans-membrane domain (TMHMM2.0):6-29) encodes MASIYHIRHLNGLLMALGFTGSPLSFGLFSSGPRFLSVADVLRWLALQCTGVKELPKRPLENADDRVAFVEQISELLARHASFCLDVETIYAAEGAAVKELIRLARTLLNAVQSAINRPALPATLEKQLQTISTSTAVELMPVSRGDCVGHSAGRPDGACCIDQLAMAAKLQQLNLSRSAASQLVDTAASLLQAFERHSRPERVILRRRVRDFLLRLGLHLDSGADQELEHIQLQLAEQLRRAKADLLDTQHACLDLENELTQDSDRAQKRLQSLQNLKPAFLEDHKKLMAELQETYDMYVACVRNERFLEMEAEKRQAKARAGLLEQQKVLQNIQQKMKDEAANLLACRFDRGTSDDEEEGQKESVNLARKRRSTRESQESKQEETENPFTASGRQLPAETSRRRRPQRRGNGETTERRSSDDVEFSEDMQGNGVRKGNQFTVAKR; translated from the exons ATGGCGTCTATCTATCACATTCGCCATCTAAACGGCCTCCTGATGGCGCTGGGGTTCACAGGATCCCCGCTGTCATTCggtctgttttcctctggaCCGAGGTTTTTGTCGGTGGCCGACGTTCTGAGATGGCTTGCACTCCAATGTACCGGCGTCAAAGAACTACCAAAGCGACCATTAGAAAATGCAGACGATCGAGTGGCTTTTGTCGAACAAATCTCCGAATTGTTAGCCCGGCACGCGAGTTTCTGCCTCGATGTAGAGACCATATATGCCGCAGAGGGTGCGGCGGTAAAGGAGCTCATCAGACTCGCGAGGACGCTCCTTAACGCAGTTCAAAGCGCCATAAACCGGCCTGCCCTTCCTGCTACATTAGAAAAGCAGTTGCAAACCATCAGCACATCAACTGCAGTAGAGCTGATGCCCGTTTCTAGAGGGGACTGTGTTGGCCACTCGGCAGGTCGGCCTGACGGAGCATGTTGTATCGACCAGCTTGCCATGGCAGCCAAACTTCAGCAACTGAACCTTTCTCG CTCCGCGGCCTCCCAGTTGGTTGACActgcggcttctcttctgcaggcTTTCGAGCGCCACAGCAGGCCGGAACGTGTTATTCTTCGACGACGCGTTCGGGATTTCTTGCTGAGACTAGGTCTGCACTTGGACAGCGGCGCCGACCAAGAGCTGGAGCACATTCAGCTTCAGCTTGCGGAGCAACTGAGACGGGCAAAAGCGGATCTTCTGGATACGCAACACGCGTGTCTTGACCTAGAGAATGAA TTGACTCAGGACAGCGACCGAGCACAGAAGCGTTTGCAATCCCTGCAGAATTTGAAACCAGCCTTCCTGGAAGATCACAAGAAGCTTATG GCAGAGCTCCAAGAGACCTACGACATGTACGTCGCCTGCGTGCGCAACGAGCGATTTCTCGAAAtggaagcggagaaaagacaggcaAAGGCGCGAGCGGGGCTGCTCGAGCAGCAGAAAGTCCTTCAAAACATCCAACAGAAAATGAAGGACGAAGCCGCTAACCTTCTGGCGTGCAGGTTCGACAGAGGCACGTCCGAtgacgaagaggagggacAGAAGGAATCCGTAAACTTAGCTCGGAAGAGAAGGTCGACCCGAGAGAGTCAGGAAAGTaagcaagaagaaaccgaaaaCCCGTTCACTGCTTCTGGAAGACAGCTCCCGGCTGAGACGTCGCGTCGAAGGCGACCACAAAGGCGAGGCAacggagaaacgacagaaagacgaagctCTGACGATGTTGAATTCTCTGAGGACATGCAGGGAAACGGGGTACGCAAAGGAAATCAGTTCACTGTTGCAAAAAGGTGA
- a CDS encoding hypothetical protein (encoded by transcript TGME49_293860): MPELSTADAGVAVKENERNAREEVSAATEMDGKVEEEGDLKRTASALRQSIARYGSNSYYYAHAPLPGAQQQGDVKVISGPGVVTGGPPVLLERRHAEEGAEKRATKFASPDEAAYAAASGSVPASYKAVQSYMWTDEGATVRVYVSLEKLVEPPKSGDADLCFEQEQLGTFFDDERAALAIHTNAGNYVLVLNRLYHPVDISKCRASVKRDRITLVLAKQDTDLTWFSLTKAR; this comes from the exons ATGCCCGAACTCTCGACCGCAGACGCCGGCGTGGCTgtgaaagaaaacgagagaaacgcacgcGAGGAAGTGTCTGCAGCAACCGAAATGGACGGAAAAGtcgaagaggagggagaccTTAAGAGGACCGCGAGCGCTCTACGACAGAGTATTGCACGCTACGGAAGCAACAGT TACTACTATGCTCACGCCCCTTTGCCTGGAGCTCAGCAGCAAGGAGATGTCAAA GTGATCTCAGGACCTGGCGTCGTCACAGGCGGACCCCCGGTGTtgctcgagagaagacacgcagaggaaggcgcagagaaaagagcaacCAAGTTCGCGTCTCCGGACGAGGCAGCGTATGCAGCGGCTTCCGGTAGTGTGCCCGCCTCCTACAAGGCTGTTCAGAGCTACATGTGGACGGACGAAGGCGCAACTGTCAG gGTGTACgtgtctctggagaagctCGTGGAGCCTCCTAAATCGGGGGACGCAGACCTTTGCTTCGAACAGGAGCAACTCGGCACTTTCTTCGACGACGAACGAGCAGCCCTCGCGATACACA CAAATGCCGGAAACTACGTATTGGTTCTGAATCGCCTTTATCACCCAGTCGACATCTCCAAGTGCCGTGCCAGTGTGAAGCGCGACCGCATTACCCTTGTGCTTGCTAAACAG GACACCGACCTCACCTGGTTCAGTCTGACAAAAGCGCGCTAA